A window of Neorhizobium galegae bv. orientalis str. HAMBI 540 genomic DNA:
GGGTTTTTTCGAGAGCGTCCGGGTCATGATCGCCTGGTGCGAACTCAGGCAGGATTTCCGGCATTTCCGGGCCGATCGCATTTCCTCTGCGGCTTGGACGGAAACGCGTTATCCGCGCCGCCGGCCGGTCTTGCTCAAGGAGTGGCGAGAAGCTGAAGGAATTCCGCCCCAGCCATGAACGCTGCTGCCATTATCTGACAGTAGGCTGCGATAATCTCCGGTCAGTCCCAACCAAGAGCAATTCTCGGCAGAGGGAATTGCGTCACAAGGAGAACTGACATGGTCCACCCCGATTTCACCATCCTCTTCGTCGACAATCCGCTGACCAGTGCGGATTTCTACCAGGCCCTCTTCGGCGCCGAACCCGTGGAAAAGTCACCGACCTTTGCGCTCTTCGTGCTGAACACCGGGATGAAACTCGGCCTGTGGTCACGACACACGGCTGAACCGCCGGTGAAGGGCGAGTGCGGCGGCGGCTCGGAAATCTGCTTCAGGCATAACGATGCCGCCGGCGTCGACAAGATCTATGCCGACTGGTCGGGCCGTGGCCTGCGCGTGCTGCAGACGCCGGTCGAGATGGATTTCGGCTACACGTTCGTCGTGACCGATCCGGACGGGCATAGGCTGCGGGTCTATGCGATGAGTGCCGAGTAAGCGCAAAAAGCGATCGGTCGCGGAGGGTGTGGCACCCCCCTCTCTGCCCTGCCGGGCATCTCCCCCTCAAGGGGGGAGATTGGCTGGAGCCTGCTCACAACCCTCCATTGAGCGTCCCATGTTTCGCGGCGGCGTTTTGGAGGCGGGGATCATGCCGCTTGTGATCTCCCCACCTGTGGGGGAGATGCCCGGCAGGGCAGAGGGGGGCTTGCTTAGGCAAATCAGTCACTTGAGGCAAAGTTACCCTCAAATCGGTCTATTTTCATCCCCGCCCGCCAAACCCCTGCCTACAATCTACCCGTCCCGTTTCGGCTACACCGGCCCGCATGACCGGCGAGACGGGACCGGTGCCTTGATGATCTGCCGTCATGCAGGTGGGTCGCCAGGGGCTGCGCAGAAAATGGTCTCCCTCTCGCCTAATGGCGGGGCGTGCGTGTGTCGCACACAACCCGGTATGGCATTCCGCAAGGACGTAAGACCATGCCGCCGCAGAGGGACCGGAGTTGCGCGGAAAAACAGACCGAACGGGACACGTCGCGTGTCATTATTAAAATTTCAATTCGAGGCACACGACGTGTCCCGGCCGAACTGAAAACCGCAAAACACCAAGGGGTTATTATGCCCAGCTGTGAGCTTCCAAGTCGATTGCATCTCCTCCGGCATGGTGCACTCCCGGCACTTCGCTTTTGCTCAGCGCGTTCGAGGCTCAAAACGCTCCACCGGAGCGTTTTGCCGGCTAAACGCCGCCGCCCCTCACCCCTTCTGCAGCGCGCCCCGCATCGGGTGGCCCTTATACGTGCCGAGAACCCGCACCTTTTCCGAAAAGAACCGCAGCTCTTCCAGCGCCCGGCGCACCGGGGCGTCGTCGGGATGGCCTTCGATATCGGCATAGAACTGGGTTGCCACGAACTTGCCGCCGAGTTGGTAGCTTTCGAGCTTGGTCATGTTGATGCCGTTGGTCGCAAAGCCGCCCATCGCCTTGTAGAGCGCAGCCGGGATGTTGCGGACGTTGAACACGAAAGTGGTGACCAGCACCTCGTCCGGATCGTTCCGCTGCACCCATTTTTCGTCGCGGGAAAGCACCACGAAGCGGGTGACGTTGTCGTCCCGGTCCTCGACATTTTCCGCCAGGATTTCAAGACCATAGAGATCGGCCGCAAGCCGCGGCGCGAGTGCCGCCATCGTGCGGTCGCCCTTTTCGGCCACCATCTTGGCCGAACCCGCCGTGTCGCCGGCGACGACGGCCTTCCAGCCGTTCGAGCGGATGATCTTGCGGCACTGGCCGAGCGCATGGATATGGCTGTGGACGGTGAGGATTTCCTCGCGGGTCACGCCTGGCAGCACCATCAGCTGGAAGCGGATCGGCATGAAATATTCGCCGATGATGTGCAGCCGCGATTCCGGCAGCAGGTGATGGATGTCAGCGACGCGGCCGGCGATCGTGTTCTCGATCGGGATCATCGCCAGATCCGCCTCGCCGTTTTCGAGGGCCTGGAAGGCGTCCTCGAACGTCGGGCAGGGAAGCGGTTCCATGGTCGGGAACATGTCGCGGCAGGCCATGTCGGAATTGGCGCCGAAATCGCCCTGGAAGGCGATGCGATTGGTGAGTGCGTTCATGGGGTTATCCGTTACGAGGAGGCACGGGCAAACAGGATCGCACGGGCCTTTTCAAGGTCGGCGGGAGTATCGACGCCCAATGGAACCGAGTCAACGATCTCGGCATCGATGCGCATGCCGGCTTCGAGCGCTCGGAGCTGTTCGAGTGATTCGCGCTTTTCGAGCGCGGAAGGCCCGAGCGACACGAATTTTTCGAGCGCCGCGCGGCGATAGGCGTAGAGCCCGATATGATGATAGAGCGGGCCATTGCCATAGGGCGCGGTGGCGCGGGTAAAATAGAGCGCCTTCAGCCGCGTCGCCGACAGCGGCGAACCGACGATCTTCACCACGTTCGGATTGGTCTTCTCGTGTTCGTCGGTGATTACGACGGTCAACGTCGCGATATCGGTCGACGGATTGTCGAGCGGCCTCAGCGAAGCGCGCACCGCTTCCGGCTCGATCGTCGGCAGGTCGCCCTGGACGTTGATCACGAAGTCCATTTTCGCGTCCGGATCGGCCTTCTGCACCGCCTCGAAAATGCGATCCGAACCGGACTGGTGATCCCCGCGGGTCATCACCACGTCGAAGCCTGCGGCGGCCACGGCGTCGTAGACATCCTGGTGGTCGACGGCGACGATGATTCGCCCGACCTGCGCTTCCTCGGCTCGTTTTGCTACCTGCACGATCATCGGCAGGCCGGCAATATCAGCCAGAGGTTTCCCCGGCAGGCGTGTCGAGGCCATTCGTGCCGGGATCAACACCAGCGTCCGGTCAAAAGCCGAATTCTTCATGGAAAGACCCTTCTATTCCCGCGTAAACAGTGTCAAAAAGTCTCACGCGCGGGACGATAATCGTGTTGCAACAACCATGCAAAAGACATAGGTTCCGCGCGATTTCAAGATGGTCCGCTTTCTCATGAGGCGGTTGCGAAGGAGCATTTGCGGATGAACCCCAATGTCAACATGGCGGCAGGCGCCCTGCTTGCTACTGTTTTCGTCATGATGTCGGTGTCCATTGCCTCGGAAGGGATTTTCCATTCGGAGGTACCCGAGAAGGCAGGTTTTGCCATCGTCGCCGCCGAAGAGCCCGCAGCTGGTGAAGCCGCAGCACCCGCTGCCGCTGCCGTTCCGATCGCGCAGCTTCTGGTGAAGGCCGACGCCAAGGCTGGCGAAGCCACATTCAAGAAGTGTCAGAGCTGTCATTCCGGCGAGAAGGGCGGACCGAACAAGGTCGGCCCCGATCTCTGGGGCATTGTCGACCGTCCGGTCGCCGAACATGAAGGCTTCTCCTATTCGGCCGGCATGAAGGATTTCTCGAAGGCCGGCGCCGAGCACTGGACCTTCGACAACCTCAACCACTTCCTCACGGCTCCGAAGGCTTTCGTGAAGGGTACTGCGATGGGCTTTGCCGGCGTCAAGGCCGATGCCGAGCGCGCCAACCTGATCGCTTATCTGCGCACGCTGGCTGATTCGCCGGTTCCGCTTCCGGACCCGAACGCCGCACCGGCGCCCGCCACCAACTGATCGGCGACTTTTTAGAGTGTCCAAATGAAAATGCCCGGCGTCAGTCGGGCATTTTCATTTTCAGCACTCGATCCGGCGCGGCAACTCAGCCGAGCAGCCAGGCCCAGAAGCCGACGGTGAAGACCCCGAATGCCGTGGTCATGCTGATCACCGATGCCGCAAGACTATGTCCGGAGCGGAAGCGCTGCGCGATCAGCCAGGCATTGATGCCGGTCGGCACCGACGCGGTCAGCACCAGCGCCGTCGCCCAGTCTTTCGGCAGGGCAAACAGATGGCTCATCAGGAAGACGAGTGTCGGGAGCAGCATCAGCTTGAGTACGGCCGCGGTGCCCGAAAGGCCGATATCGCCCCGGATCGGATATCGCGTCAGAGCCATGCCGATCGATATCAGAGCGACCGGACTTGCCGCGGCGGAAATCTGATCGACGACAATGGCGATCGCCGATGGGAAATGCAGGCCGAGGAAGTTGAAGGCGACGCCGATGATAAGCGCAATCACCAAGGGATTGCGGGCAAGGTTGGAGCCCACCTGCTTGAGCACCGCAGCAATGCCGCGTTTTTCGCCGCCGTCGACCTTGGCGGCCGCACCCTCCATCAGGATGGTGCCGGCCACCATCATCAGCGGCAGGTGGATCGCAAGCAGGATCGAGATCGCCACCAGCCCGTCCTTGCCGACCACATGCGCTACCAGCGGCAGGCCGATGAAGACGTTGTTGGCAAACGAGCCGGACATGCCGGCGATCACACCGATCTTCGCATCCCGGCCGAAAACGCGGGTGGTGAGGATGTGACCGATCGCCCAGGTCATGGCGACACCGAGAAAATAGACGGTCCACAGCCGGAACGGCGAGGCGCCTTCGAAATGCGCATCCGCCAGCGTCCGGAAGATCAGCATCGGCACGGCGATCTTGAAGACGAATTCGCCGAGCGCATCGCCGGTCTCCTCCTTCAATATCCCGGTTTTCGCCGCCATCCAGCCGATCAGGATCAGGATGAAGAGGGGCACGACATTCAGGAACACGGAGGACAAGAGGCAGGCTTTCTGTGGGGACGGTTTTATGCGTCTAACCCATGTCGCGGCTTGCCACAAATGCGTTGATGTAGAAAAGCCGCTTGAAAGCGAGGCGTGGCGACCGGCGCCGAACAAAAAAGCGGGGCAATCCCCGCTTTCCCTCCTGGTCTCGTCCAGGACATCCGGTGGTCAGCCGCCAGTTCATCCGTGGTCGGCAACACAACCGGATCGCCAAGTGTATAACCTGTGATCGTGACACCAGAGTGACGGCCCAAAATGCCCCGGATTGCCGGTATCGCGGTTATTTTCCCTTCCAATCAGTGGAAAACCCGAATACCGGTTTTCGCGACAAACTGTTTCCCGAGAGGATCAAGACCGGATGCCCAAGTTCGACGTGCTCACCATCGGCAATGCCATCGTGGATATTCTCGCCCGCTGCGACGACGATTTCCTGAGCGACAATGCGATCACCAAGGGCGCGATGAACCTGATCGATGCCGAACGTGCCGAGCTCCTCTATTCGAAGATGGGCCCGGCGGTCGAAGCGTCCGGCGGGTCGGCGGGCAACACGGCGGCCGGCATTGCCGGTTTCGGAGGCAAGGCGGCCTATTTCGGCAAGGTTGCGGAAGACCAGCTCGGCAACATCTTCCAGCACGACATCCGCGCCCAGGGCGTTCACTACCAGACCAGGCCGGAAGGCAGCAATCCGCCGACCGCCCGTTCGATGATCTTCGTCACGCCGGATGGCGAGCGTTCGATGAACACTTATCTCGGCGCCTGCGTCGATCTTGGCCCGGAACATGTCGAGAAGGACGTCGTCGCGGAAGCCAAGGTCACCTATTTCGAGGGTTACCTCTGGGACCCGCCGCGCGCCAAGGAAGCGATCCGCGAATCGGCCCGCATCGCCCATGAACATGGCCGCGAAGTGTCGATGACGCTGTCCGACCCTTTCTGCGTCGGCCGCTACCGTGCCGAGTTCCTCGACTTGATGCGCTCCGGCACGGTCGACATCGTGTTTGCCAACAAACAGGAAGCGCTGTCGCTCTACGAGACCGAGGATTTCGAACTGGCGCTGAAGAAGATCTCGCAGGATTGCAAGCTGGCGGCGGTGACGCTCAGCGAGGAAGGCGCGATCATCGTTCGCGGCGACGAACGCGTGAAGGTCGCGGCCTATCCGATCAGGGAACTGGTCGATACGACCGGCGCCGGCGATCTGTTCGCGGCCGGTTTCCTGTTCGGTTACACGCAGGATCGTTCGCTGGAGGATTGCGGCAAGCTCGGCTGCCTCGCCGCTGCCATCTGCATCCAGCAGATCGGCCCGCGCCCGATGGCGTCGCTCACCGAAGCTGCGGCGCGCGAAGGCCTCATCTGAGGCTTCGCAGGAAAAATCTTATTTGAACGCCTCGCCGGGATAAGCGCCCCAGACTTCGGCCTGGGCGACCCAGCCCTCGGCGCCGTTGGTCTCGACCCGGCACCAGTCGCCGTTGCATTCCTTGATCTGCAGCACGACGCCCGGCTCCAGCTTGGCGAGGACGGCGGCGGTACCTTGCGGGTCACGGCGCACGTTGACGTAGATATCCTTGCCCTTGCCGCGCATCCAGGGGGCTGCGACCGCAGTCCGCTCGCCTGAAAGCAGAGCCTGGTTCACCCAGCCCTCGGTGCCCTCGGCATCGCGAACCCGCCGCCAGTTTTCATATTCCTGGATGATTTCCATCGGCGTGCCGGACTTCATATACATCCAGGACACCGCGTAGTCTGTGCTTGGGCCGATGCGGATATTGACCTTCCTCGACTTGAGGCTGACGAAACGCGGCAGCGGCAGGCCGCTCGGACCCTTGGCCGCACCCTGCGCAAAGCTCGGGGCGGATGCAGATAGGGAGGCGACAAGCCCGAAGGAAAGAGCGATGAAAGAGCTGAGAATGGCGCGACGCATGTGTTTGGTTCCGGCTGAGCGATCTCGGGCTTTCGGGAACCTCGCGAGGTTTTGTTTGTCTTCGCTGACGGGTCTGGTAGAAAACGCCCTGGATGAACTGAATATCGCGCGACTTGGTTAAGGACCTCCTAAAGCAGGCCACCTGAAAGTGGTACGGGTTTCGGGATAACGACAAGCGTCGAACAAAAGCTTGAAGCACGAAACCCGGATACATCCAGGTTTCGTGCTTCAAGGCGTCAGGCAGAGAGTTTCATGACGGCGAAGAAGAAACCCAAGGTCTATATCACCCGTAAGCTGCCGGATGCGGTGGAAACCCGCATGCGCGAGCTGTTCGAGGCCGAACTCAATATCGACGACACGCCACGTTCGCGCGACGAACTGGCGGCCGCCATGAAATCGGCCGACGTGCTGGTGCCGACGGTGACCGACCGTATCGACGAGGCGCTGATCGAGCAGGCCGGCCCGCAGCTGAAGCTGATCGCCAGCTTCTCCAACGGCTTCGACCATATCGATGTCGATGCCGCAGCCCGGAAGGGCATCACCGTTACCAATACGCCGAACGTGCTGACCGAGGACACGGCCGACATGACCGTGGCGCTGATCCTTGCCGTCAACCGGCGGCTCGCGGAGGGTTCGCGCATCCTGACCGACAAGCCCGGCGAGTGGACCGGCTGGAGTCCCACCTGGATGCTCGGCCGGCGGATATGGGGCAAGCGTATCGGCATCGTCGGCATGGGCCGCATAGGCACCGCCGTCGCTCGCCGCGCCAAGGCTTTCGGCCTGTCGATCCATTACCACAACCGCAAGCGCGTCAGCCCGGCGACCGAAGAGGAGCTCGAGGCGACCTATTGGGACAGCCTCGACCAGATGCTCGCCCGCGTCGATATCGTCTCGGTCAATTGTCCCTCGACGCCGGCGACGTTCCATCTCCTGTCGGCGCGGCGCCTGGCGCTGATGCAGCCAGGCTCGATCATCGTCAACACCGCCCGCGGCGACATCATCGACGAGGCGGCGATGATCCAGCTTTTGCGCGACAACAAGATCGCCGGCGCCGGGCTGGACGTCTACCAGAACGAGCCGGCGGTGAACCCGAAACTGGTCAAGCTCGCTCATCAGGGCCGGGTCGTGCTGCTGCCGCATATGGGCTCGGCGACGATCGAGGGCCGGATCGACATGGGCGACAAGGTGATCATCAACATCCGCACCTTCTTCGACGGCCACCGCCCGCCGAACCGGGTGCTTCCGGGCCGCAACTGATCAGTCGAGACGCTTCTGCATCTCAATCGAGGTGGCGCGGGTAAAGCCCGGATGGGAGTTCTCCGCCGTCCTGGCGAAACCCCATCTTGCGAAGGTCGCGTGATTGGCGGTGAGTTCGATGCGGGTTTCGAGCCGCAGTGCCGGCAAGCCTTTTTCCCGGGCAATCCCTTCCGCGACGATCAGCAGCCGGCGGCCGATGCCCTTGCCTTGACTGGCCGGGGCTATGGCGAGCTTGCCGATATAGAGGAAGCCCGGCTCCGGTTTGCAGAAGACGCAGCCGGTCAGCCTGCCGCTCTCGATTGCCGCAAACGCGATCTCATCGCGAGCCTTCTGGGCGAGTGACGCGAGCGTCAGGCGATGTGCCGAGGAGGGCGGGTCGATGACGTCGTCCATATAAGCGAAGGAGGAGAGGATAAGCGCCAGCAGCTCGTCCCAGCGTCCGAAATCCTCGTCGATGCGGACAATCTTGATCCCTGGCTCGATCAAGGGCTCGATTGCAGGCGGCTCGATCACTCGGCGGCTGCCTTGGCCGTGCGGCGCTTGTATTTGATCGTGTCGAAACGGGCCGACAGCGAATCGTAGAGCATCAGCCGTCCGACCAGCGGCTCGCCGATGCCGGTGACGAGCTTGATCGCCTCCATCGCCATCAGCGTGCCGATGACTCCCGTCAGTGCACCCACGACGCCGGTCTCGGCGCAGGAGGGGATAAGCCCCGCTGGCGGCTTTTCCGGAAACAGATCGCGATAGCCGGGGTTGAGAACGCCGTCCGGCCCCGCCTCATAGGGTTTCATCACCGTCACCGACCCGTCGAACCGGCCGACAGCGCCGGTGACCAGCGGTATCCGCGTGAGTTCCGCAGCATCGGCCGCCGCGTAGCGGGTATCGAAATTATCGGATCCGTCGATCAGCAGGTCGAAAAGGGCGAGCTTCCGCGCTGCCCATTCGGCGGAAAAGCGCTCCTCGAAATCTACCACGCGGACATGCGGGTTGAGACGGGCGATCGCCTCTCGGGCGCTCCTGGTCTTCATCTCGCCGATCGTGCCGGTATCGTGGATAACCTGCCGCTGCAGGTTGGAGAGGGAAACCAGGTCGTCGTCGATGATGCCGAGCGTGCCGATGCCGGCGGCTGCCAGATATTCGAGGATCGGCGCGCCGAGCCCGCCGGCGCCGATCACCAGCACGCGGGCATTCTTCATCCTCTGCTGCCCCGTGCCGCCGATTTCCGGCAGCAGGATATGGCGGCGGTAGCGCTCGATCTCGTCTTGGCTCAGTTTTTCCGGGGTCAGGCTTTCCATGGCGCAATCATATCACCGGCCGCCGGGCCACGTAAGGTGGATTTCAAACGCTGATGCCGCCATGCGCGACGGTAAAGAACTGCGCCCGGTCGGCGAGCGCGGAAAACATTGCCCGATCGGTGCCGGTCATGAAGGACTGGCCGCCGAGACCGTGGACGAGATCGAAAAGAGCCGCCCTCCGGCCTTCGTCGAGATGGGCGGCGATCTCGTCGAGCAGCAGGATCGGCGCGTAACCGGTCATGTCGGCCGTCAGCCGCGCGTGGGCAAGCACGAGGCCGATCAGCAGCGCCTTCTGTTCGCCGGTCGAACAGCGCGCGGCCTCCATGTCCTTTTCGCGGTGGCGCACCAGCAGGTCGGTACGGTGCGGCCCGTCGAGCGTGCGGCCGGCTGCGGCATCGCGACCGCGGCCATTGCGCAGCATGTCGAGATAGTCTTCCTCGAGGTCGGCTGCCGGGCGGTCCATTGCACCGTCCATGAAGCCTTCGAGTGTCAGGACCGGCGTCGGGAACGGCGTCTCGCCGGAATTGCCAGATAGGGCCCTCAAAAGCCCGAGCATCTCCTGCCGGGCGGCGGCCATGGCGATGCCGAGGCCCGCCATCTGCGCCTCGATGGCCGACAGCCAGGAAGGGTCGAAGCGGCCTTCCGACAGCAGCCGGTTGCGGCTCCTCATGGCGCGCTCGAAATCGCTCGCCCGCCGGCCATGGGCGGGATCGAGCGACAACACGAGGCGATCGAGGAAACGGCGGCGGTCTGAGGAGGCGCCGGTGAAGAGGCCGTCCATAGCCGGCGTCAGCCACAGGACGCTCAGGTGGTCGGTAAGCTCCTCAGTCGATCTGGCCGGGGTGCCGTTGATCCTGAGCTTGCGGGTAACGCTTTCGCCTTCGCCCGGCTCGATACCGGTGCCGATCGAGACCTCGCCGTCCATGCCGTCGACATCCGCAAAGATGGTGAACCCGGCGGCAGCGCCGACGCGCGTCACGTCGGACAGCACGGCGCGGCGCAGTCCGCGGCCGGGTGACAGGAAGGAAACGGCTTCCAAGAGATTGGTCTTGCCCGCGCCGTTCTCGCCGGTCAGCACCACATGGCGCCCGTCGAGCGACAGCGCCGCTTCCGCATAATTGCGGAAATCGGTGAGCTTCAGCCGGGAGAGGGAAGTTTTCTGCGCCATCGGGAATCTTAAGGTTTCGTGAAACAGGAGCTAAGGGCTCAAGGCCCGGATGGCAAGCGCTTGCTTTGGTGAGGCTTTGCAACTGTCCTTGCGCCGGACGCCGTCGCTCAGCCTTGCAGCCTATCCGGTTGCCCACAATCGAAGGATCGCATTGATTGAAAAGACGAATCCCAGTCCGTGCCATCCCTGCCAGAGGTTGTCCCGCCGAGAATTTCGCGCCCTGCCTTCGACACCGAAACTTCTCCAATGCAACACCAATTTATGATTACCCAAAAACTAGGGGGTATGGCTAACAGCCCGTTAAAGCTTGGCTCCTAGAGATGCCTGAGCACGCATACGCATCTTATATCCGGATGGCCGCGTGGATCCTTTTAACTCCGGAGACTTGTCATGAAAGACCAGAACCACAAAGCCGATCTCGCCGAGCGCCTTGACTTCATCGGCCTTGGCCAGGAGCAGCGCCGGTCTCTGGCCGAGATCCGGCCGGCCATCAAGGACGCGATCGGCGCCTCGCTGGATGCCTTCTATCGCAAGGTCAAGGGCAACCCGCAGACGGCGAAGTTCTTCTCCAACGATGCTCATATCGCCCAGGCCAAGAGCCGCCAGGCCACCCATTGGGATGCCATTGCAGCTGGCAAATACGATGACAATTATGTGGACGCGGTTTCCACGATCGGACGCACCCATGCCCGGCTCGGTCTCGAACCGCGCTGGTATATCGGCGGTTACGCGCTGATCCTCGACGGAGTCATTCGCGCCGTCGTCAGCCGGGAGCTGTCCGGCTTCTTCCAGGAGAAGAAGGCGAAGGTGCTTTCCGAACATCTCTCCTCGGTCGTCAAGGCGGCCCTGCTGGACATGGATTACGCCATCTCGGTCTATCTCGAGGTGCTGGGTGACCAGCGCAGAGAGGTCGAAGCCAAACAGGAAAAGGCCAAGGCCGAACAGGATGCAGCCCTCGCGGCGCTCGAAGCGGCACTGACGAGCCTTTCCGGCGGCGACCTGACATCCGAACTCTGGCAGGAACTGGCGCCGAGCTTCGCCAAGCTGCAGCAGAACTACAATTCCTCGATTTCCGAACTCGACACGGCAATGCGCGGGATCAGCAGCTCGGTCGAACAGGTGCGCGCCGAAGCCGGCGGCATTTCGGCGGCTTCCGAAAACATGGCCAGGCGCAGCGAGCAGCAGGCTTCGGCGATCGAGCAGACGGCTGCCGCACTCGAAGAGATCACCACGATTTCTGGCCAGGCGGCGCAGCGGACCCGCGAAGTGCAGGAGATCGTGCGCGAATCGGCCTCGGAGACCGTTCGCTCCGGCAAGGTGGTCGAGGAGGCCATTGCCGCGATGGGCGACATCGAGCAGTCCTCGCAGAAGATGACCCAGATCATCGGGGCGATCGACGAGATCGCCTTCCAGACCAATCTTCTGGCGCTGAACGCCGGCGTGGAAGCGGCCCGCGCTGGAGAGCAGGGCAAGGGTTTCGCGGTCGTCGCGCAGGAAGTCCGCGAACTGGCGCAACGCTCTGCCGCTGCCGCCAAGGAAATCAA
This region includes:
- a CDS encoding globin-coupled sensor protein — protein: MKDQNHKADLAERLDFIGLGQEQRRSLAEIRPAIKDAIGASLDAFYRKVKGNPQTAKFFSNDAHIAQAKSRQATHWDAIAAGKYDDNYVDAVSTIGRTHARLGLEPRWYIGGYALILDGVIRAVVSRELSGFFQEKKAKVLSEHLSSVVKAALLDMDYAISVYLEVLGDQRREVEAKQEKAKAEQDAALAALEAALTSLSGGDLTSELWQELAPSFAKLQQNYNSSISELDTAMRGISSSVEQVRAEAGGISAASENMARRSEQQASAIEQTAAALEEITTISGQAAQRTREVQEIVRESASETVRSGKVVEEAIAAMGDIEQSSQKMTQIIGAIDEIAFQTNLLALNAGVEAARAGEQGKGFAVVAQEVRELAQRSAAAAKEIKELIDQSSTDVHRGVELVNKTGQALVGIGGRVKSIDEHISSIARSAQEQASGIEEINSAIRSMDQITQQNAALMEETNASTQSLVGISSRLASLLGRFKTRAVRETRTERPRLRA